In a genomic window of bacterium:
- the infA gene encoding translation initiation factor IF-1, producing the protein MAKEEGISVEGTVMEALPNAMFKVQLENDHVVLAHVSGKMRMHFIRILPGDKVTVELSPYDLTRGRITYRYK; encoded by the coding sequence ATGGCCAAGGAAGAAGGAATCAGCGTCGAGGGCACGGTCATGGAAGCCCTGCCCAACGCGATGTTCAAGGTCCAGCTGGAGAACGACCACGTGGTGCTGGCCCACGTTTCGGGCAAGATGCGCATGCATTTCATCCGCATCCTGCCGGGCGACAAGGTGACGGTGGAGTTGAGTCCCTACGACCTGACCCGGGGCCGCATCACCTACCGCTACAAGTAG
- the rpmJ gene encoding 50S ribosomal protein L36, whose translation MKVRSSVKKICPKCKVIRRNGVVRVICVTRRHNQRQG comes from the coding sequence ATGAAGGTTCGCAGTTCGGTCAAGAAGATCTGCCCGAAGTGCAAGGTGATCCGGCGCAACGGCGTCGTGCGTGTGATCTGCGTCACGCGCCGTCACAACCAGCGTCAGGGTTAG
- the rpsM gene encoding 30S ribosomal protein S13 — translation MARIAGVDIPNNKRIATSLTYIYGIGTYRAQEICTKANIDPETKTRDLTEEQTRGIIGILDKEYQVEGTLRTEVAMNIQRLMDIGCYRGLRHRRKLPCRGQNTKNNARTRKGPKGRPGGKK, via the coding sequence GTGGCACGTATTGCCGGTGTGGATATTCCGAACAACAAGAGGATTGCGACGTCGCTGACGTACATCTACGGCATCGGTACCTACCGGGCCCAGGAGATCTGTACGAAGGCGAACATCGACCCCGAGACCAAGACCCGCGACCTGACCGAAGAGCAGACGCGTGGGATCATCGGGATCCTCGACAAGGAATATCAGGTCGAAGGTACCCTGCGTACCGAAGTCGCGATGAACATCCAGCGTCTCATGGACATCGGATGCTATCGGGGTCTGCGGCACAGGCGCAAGCTGCCCTGCCGGGGCCAGAACACGAAGAACAACGCCCGTACCCGCAAAGGTCCGAAGGGCCGTCCCGGCGGCAAGAAGTAG
- the rpsK gene encoding 30S ribosomal protein S11 translates to MATAKDKRGKAKSKKKKLDSVGVAHVKSSFNNTLITMTDLQGNVITWSSGGHQGRYKGSRKSTAFAAQLAARFCAQEVLAGGMRKVEVWVKGPGSGREAAVRSLKAEGLEVTRIKDCTAIPHNGCRPTKRRRL, encoded by the coding sequence GTGGCTACTGCCAAGGACAAGAGGGGCAAGGCGAAGTCCAAGAAGAAGAAGCTCGACAGCGTGGGCGTGGCCCACGTCAAGAGCAGCTTCAACAACACCCTGATCACCATGACCGATCTGCAGGGCAACGTGATCACCTGGTCGTCCGGCGGACACCAGGGTCGCTACAAGGGCAGCCGGAAGTCGACCGCGTTCGCGGCGCAGCTGGCGGCCCGGTTCTGCGCGCAGGAAGTCCTCGCGGGCGGCATGCGCAAGGTCGAGGTGTGGGTGAAGGGTCCGGGCTCGGGGCGGGAAGCCGCCGTGCGCTCGCTCAAGGCCGAGGGCCTCGAGGTGACCCGGATCAAGGACTGCACCGCCATCCCGCACAACGGCTGCCGGCCCACCAAGCGGCGGCGGCTGTAA